A genomic segment from Ptychodera flava strain L36383 chromosome 19, AS_Pfla_20210202, whole genome shotgun sequence encodes:
- the LOC139119317 gene encoding testis-specific serine/threonine-protein kinase 3-like, whose translation MQFETAGRMTTSPGIAQTGYLPIQAKSGVWRNNTSNKVLKGYLFVGEKLGVGAYSRVERAYSEKFCCDVAVKITDELLAPYDFVDNNVRKEIMFLERLSHEYVIDIYDHFQHDDKFYTILNLAEGGNLDTYIRRKMKLQEPEARKLFRQILQAVSYCHNRAKIAHGDISCSNILLCRHGDVKLADFGMSVELKKSGGKLHTSHSGTFGYAAPEILDGRPHDPRLADIWSLGVVLFYMVTGSYPFSVSEGVEAMRSAMDRTPRWPRPLNRVSKECRDLIKSMLNVNTEERARLGDIWNSDWLKVEQERTKTRETPE comes from the coding sequence ATGCAATTTGAAACGGCCGGTCGTATGACTACCTCTCCGGGAATAGCACAAACGGGCTACTTGCCAATACAAGCAAAATCCGGTGTGTGGCGGAACAATACGAGTAACAAGGTCCTCAAGGGCTACCTTTTTGTGGGAGAAAAGCTCGGAGTCGGCGCCTACTCGCGGGTGGAGAGAGCGTACTCGGAGAAATTCTGCTGCGATGTTGCGGTGAAAATAACAGACGAACTCCTCGCGCCGTACGACTTTGTCGACAACAACGTCCGTAAAGAGATCATGTTTCTCGAGCGTCTAAGCCACGAGTACGTGATCGATATTTACGATCATTTTCAGCACGACGATAAATTTTACACAATTCTGAATTTGGCTGAGGGCGGGAACCTTGACACCTACATTAGAAGAAAGATGAAACTTCAAGAGCCTGAAGCAAGAAAATTGTTCCGGCAGATTTTGCAAGCCGTCTCGTACTGCCACAACCGAGCGAAAATTGCGCACGGCGATATTTCTTGCTCGAACATTTTACTCTGTAGACACGGCGATGTGAAACTTGCCGATTTCGGAATGTCGGTCGAGCTTAAAAAATCCGGCGGGAAATTACACACAAGTCACAGTGGGACGTTCGGTTATGCTGCCCCAGAAATTTTAGACGGCCGACCGCACGACCCGAGATTGGCTGACATTTGGTCGCTTGGTGTAGTCTTGTTCTACATGGTTACAGGGTCTTACCCGTTCAGCGTCAGCGAAGGTGTTGAAGCGATGCGCAGTGCGATGGACAGAACGCCAAGGTGGCCGAGACCATTAAATCGCGTCTCCAAAGAATGCCGTGATTTGATAAAATCAATGTTGAACGTCAATACCGAAGAACGGGCGCGTTTGGGAGACATATGGAACAGTGATTGGCTGAAAGTTGAGCAAGAGCGTACAAAAACAAGAGAAACTCCAGAGTGA